Proteins encoded in a region of the Ailuropoda melanoleuca isolate Jingjing unplaced genomic scaffold, ASM200744v2 unplaced-scaffold2529, whole genome shotgun sequence genome:
- the LOC117798110 gene encoding dual oxidase 1-like, with translation MFVESMFSLADKDGNGYLSFWEFLDILVVHMKGSPEEKSRLMFRMYDFDGNGLISKDEFIRMLRSFIEISNNCLSKAQLTEVVESMFRESGFQDKEELTWEDFHFMLRDHDSELRFTQLCVKVPPPE, from the exons ATGTTTGTGGAGTCCATGTTCTCCCTGGCGGACAAAGATGGCAATGGCTACCTGTCATTCTGGGAGTTTCTGGACATCCTGGTGGTCCACATGAAAG gctcTCCTGAGGAGAAGTCTCGCCTTATGTTCCGCATGTATGACTTTGATGGGAATGGTCTCATTTCCAAGGACGAGTTCATCAGGATGCTGAG gtcCTTCATCGAGATCTCCAACAACTGCCTGTCCAAGGCCCAGCTGACGGAGGTGGTGGAGTCCATGTTCCGGGAGTCCGGCTTCCAGGATAAGGAGGAGCTGACGTGGGAGGACTTCCACTTCATGCTGCGGGACCATGACAGCGAGCTGCGATTCACACAGCTCTGCGTCAAAG